From Flavobacterium alkalisoli, the proteins below share one genomic window:
- the lptC gene encoding LPS export ABC transporter periplasmic protein LptC, with the protein MKLQKYKLLFGLSVLGLLASCESNLRDVQRMNEVAFSPIGQSEDINLKYTDSGKVKAILVSPLMLDYSNLEYGFNEFPKGVHVTLLDEKNTKSYVESDYAVSYNKTKIIDLQGNVKLTSSDGKYLETEQLYYDQVNEWFYTEKKFKFTDIDGSYYEGPGIDFSKDFKVVNAQQNTGEGEIDNLE; encoded by the coding sequence ATGAAACTTCAAAAATATAAACTCCTTTTTGGTTTATCGGTTTTAGGGTTGCTGGCTTCTTGTGAAAGTAATCTTAGGGATGTTCAGAGAATGAACGAGGTAGCCTTTAGCCCGATAGGGCAATCGGAGGATATAAATCTTAAATATACCGATTCCGGAAAAGTTAAGGCGATACTGGTAAGTCCTTTAATGCTTGATTATTCTAATCTTGAGTACGGGTTTAACGAATTTCCTAAGGGAGTTCATGTTACCTTGTTAGATGAAAAGAATACTAAAAGTTATGTGGAGTCGGATTATGCTGTCAGTTACAACAAGACAAAAATTATAGATTTACAGGGTAATGTAAAGCTTACTTCTTCTGATGGTAAATACCTGGAAACGGAGCAGCTTTATTACGATCAGGTGAATGAATGGTTTTATACCGAAAAAAAGTTTAAATTTACAGATATCGACGGTAGCTATTATGAAGGCCCCGGTATCGACTTCAGTAAAGACTTTAAGGTTGTTAATGCACAGCAAAACACAGGTGAAGGGGAAATTGATAATTTAGAATAA
- a CDS encoding porin: MKKTLSLLLFFVVVSAFSQSSEDTTFVKVRYGHKGFEFNTSDNKFLLQIQGRLQLRLSTPGDQDPVTYDDYLTENKTAFKINRARLKIGGHAYEPWLKYYFEYELSQSNLLDFRIMLEKWEFLSFKAGQWKVEFTRERFISSGEQQMVDRSLINREFTLDRQQGLEVYGHLKGKGILDFNYWAATLTGTGRGSTTNDDNNIMYFGRAQWNFLGREVGFEGSDLEFHEKPAAYVAFASATNQSPYTRFSQAGGGSLVGFEDGEPGQYRVNQNNLESAFLYRGFSAQTEWHHKNITDKLNGNTTTQLRGYYVQGGYFFHYLFDWFPKKMEIAARYAEFKPDTDLPENLQTETSIACNWFFHGHKCKLTGEGSYFSYQDKSLPYEGGWRFRLQLDFSF, encoded by the coding sequence ATGAAAAAAACATTATCCCTATTACTTTTCTTTGTTGTTGTTTCGGCATTTTCACAAAGCAGTGAGGATACTACATTTGTAAAAGTGCGATATGGCCACAAGGGTTTTGAGTTTAATACCAGCGATAATAAATTTTTATTGCAAATTCAGGGAAGGCTTCAGCTAAGACTATCTACACCCGGAGATCAGGACCCGGTAACTTATGACGATTACCTAACCGAAAATAAAACTGCTTTCAAAATAAACAGGGCACGCTTAAAAATAGGCGGTCATGCATATGAACCCTGGCTTAAATACTATTTTGAATACGAATTATCACAAAGTAATCTTTTGGATTTTAGGATAATGCTTGAAAAATGGGAGTTCCTCAGCTTTAAAGCAGGGCAATGGAAGGTAGAGTTTACCCGTGAACGTTTTATAAGCAGTGGTGAACAGCAAATGGTAGACCGGTCGCTTATAAACAGGGAATTTACTTTAGACAGGCAACAGGGATTGGAAGTATACGGGCATCTTAAAGGCAAAGGCATACTCGATTTTAATTACTGGGCTGCCACTTTAACCGGTACAGGCAGGGGAAGCACCACTAACGACGACAATAACATTATGTATTTTGGCAGGGCACAATGGAACTTTTTAGGCAGGGAAGTTGGCTTTGAAGGCAGCGATTTGGAGTTTCATGAAAAACCTGCTGCTTATGTAGCTTTTGCGTCAGCAACAAATCAAAGTCCTTATACTAGGTTCTCTCAGGCAGGAGGTGGTTCTCTTGTCGGTTTTGAAGATGGAGAACCCGGGCAATACAGGGTTAACCAAAACAATTTGGAAAGCGCTTTTTTATATAGAGGATTCAGTGCTCAAACCGAATGGCATCATAAAAACATAACAGATAAACTTAACGGCAACACCACCACACAGCTTAGAGGATATTATGTACAGGGTGGTTATTTTTTCCATTATCTTTTTGATTGGTTCCCTAAAAAAATGGAAATAGCTGCACGATATGCCGAGTTTAAACCTGATACAGACTTACCTGAAAACCTGCAAACGGAAACCTCTATTGCCTGCAACTGGTTTTTTCACGGACATAAATGCAAGCTAACAGGCGAAGGAAGCTACTTTAGCTATCAGGACAAGTCGTTACCTTATGAAGGCGGGTGGCGCTTTAGGCTACAGCTCGATTTTTCTTTTTAA
- a CDS encoding SusC/RagA family TonB-linked outer membrane protein translates to MDTKLQFFLNRISNKFFYLFCAVLMAATSFAAPEKGQEISEKQITLNLTNASVTEVFTAIEQKTNFTFVFDEKISGTNQRLSIKAVNESVEQVLNKITLKTGFLFKKINNTITVTKKDQQMVRGKVTDETGIPLPGASVLEKGTTNSVTTDMDGNFTITAASGATLEVSFIGYETVEITADANKELVITLNPTSNELNEVVVTALGIKREEKRLGFVQQTIKSDQLETTTPNNWSSALKGKVAGLNIISSGSGPLNSQNIILRGNRSLNVQNNNALIVVDGVPVNQSMTTSGSSSAYMGEDSPIDYGNGISELNLDDIESVTVLKGAGAAALYGTRAANGALIITTKSGKKNKGLGVTYSTGATFDVIQRWPDWQYKYGQGTGKSFDADGNPYYSYGASEDGNSTGGTSSAWGPAFNGQYFFQYDPTVEGQSPERKLWQPYEDNRKDFWRTGVTLNNNLTVQGGDDKGSMRLSLGHQKNEWIMPNTGFERITAAINANYQVSERIKLGTSVNYSNRASDNLPSTGYNNGSIAYFMIFQNPNVDLDWYRPIWQDGQENLQQIHPFSSYIDNPYLIAYEATNTLDNDQIVGNIYANLTLTSKLDLLLRSAINQSNQMREQKRPYSINRYAKGFYKRQDIFNQEVNTDFLLTYKDNFASDVISFSASAGGNMRNQKYRNMEAEVEGLVVPDVYKLTNGVNAPLVRAGDSNRKVNSLYGLVTLGYKDMIFVDATARNDWSSTLPAQYNSFFYPSVNTSFVLSEMFNMPKAIDYLKYRFSYAQVGNDTDPYKTQKYYGNSDFPSSAIAPTRLHNDHFKPEITTSFETGFELFMLNKRLTLDATVYESNTKNQIINVPLDYSTGFNSAVLNAGKVRNRGIEIILGGKIVDNPKFKWQSTLNWSQNWNKVLSLAEGIQDQQVIGEGGTASIIARVGGTTTAIYGYGFVRSPDGQIVYDNAGLPAYPEEIQYIGDASPEWKAGLTNVFTVGNFTASVTVDGQYGGIIYSQTHHKSMEQGKLTSTYYGREDGFIVGEGVVQNADGSYSPNTTQALTPDWYARYYRRANIESNSFDASWLKLREVSLAYNFPKSLIKNTGLSSVQLSVFGRDLATISDFPIYDPETAALNGSSLLPGIEMGQMPSPATYGFNLKVNF, encoded by the coding sequence ATGGATACTAAACTACAATTTTTTTTGAATCGAATATCAAATAAATTCTTTTATTTGTTTTGTGCCGTTTTAATGGCCGCAACCAGCTTTGCAGCTCCTGAAAAAGGACAGGAAATCAGCGAAAAACAAATCACTTTAAATCTTACAAATGCTTCGGTTACTGAAGTATTTACTGCAATTGAACAAAAAACAAATTTCACTTTTGTTTTTGATGAGAAAATATCAGGCACTAACCAACGCCTTAGCATAAAAGCTGTAAACGAAAGCGTTGAGCAGGTACTTAACAAAATTACACTTAAAACAGGTTTCCTTTTCAAGAAGATAAACAACACTATCACTGTTACTAAAAAAGATCAGCAGATGGTACGTGGTAAGGTAACCGATGAAACCGGTATACCATTACCTGGAGCTTCTGTACTTGAAAAAGGCACTACAAACAGTGTTACTACCGATATGGATGGTAATTTTACCATTACTGCTGCAAGCGGAGCTACGCTTGAGGTTTCTTTTATCGGTTATGAAACTGTTGAAATAACTGCCGATGCCAACAAGGAGCTTGTTATTACCCTTAACCCAACATCTAACGAACTTAATGAGGTGGTAGTAACTGCCTTGGGTATTAAAAGGGAAGAAAAACGCCTTGGTTTCGTACAACAGACAATCAAATCTGATCAGCTTGAAACAACAACTCCTAACAACTGGTCTTCTGCCCTTAAAGGTAAAGTTGCCGGTTTAAATATAATTTCATCAGGTTCAGGACCTCTTAACTCTCAAAACATTATCTTAAGAGGTAACAGGTCGTTAAACGTACAAAACAACAACGCACTTATCGTGGTTGACGGTGTACCGGTAAACCAATCGATGACAACATCAGGATCGTCATCTGCTTACATGGGTGAAGATTCACCTATCGATTACGGTAACGGTATATCAGAACTTAACCTTGATGATATTGAAAGCGTTACTGTACTAAAAGGTGCGGGTGCAGCTGCACTATATGGTACAAGAGCAGCAAACGGTGCGCTTATCATTACAACTAAATCAGGAAAGAAAAACAAAGGCCTTGGTGTAACATACAGCACAGGTGCTACATTTGATGTTATACAAAGATGGCCGGACTGGCAATACAAATACGGACAAGGTACCGGTAAATCATTTGATGCAGACGGAAACCCTTACTATTCTTATGGTGCTTCTGAAGACGGTAACAGTACAGGTGGTACAAGTAGTGCCTGGGGACCCGCTTTTAACGGACAATATTTCTTCCAGTACGACCCTACAGTAGAAGGACAGTCGCCGGAAAGAAAACTATGGCAGCCTTATGAAGATAACCGTAAGGATTTCTGGAGAACAGGTGTTACCCTTAACAACAACCTTACTGTACAGGGAGGTGATGATAAAGGTTCAATGAGACTTTCATTAGGCCACCAGAAAAACGAATGGATAATGCCTAACACAGGCTTTGAAAGGATTACTGCTGCTATTAATGCAAACTACCAGGTTTCTGAAAGAATTAAACTGGGAACATCTGTTAACTATAGCAACAGGGCAAGTGATAACCTGCCATCTACAGGTTACAATAACGGATCTATCGCTTACTTCATGATTTTCCAAAATCCTAACGTAGATCTTGACTGGTACCGACCAATATGGCAGGATGGACAGGAAAACCTACAGCAGATACACCCGTTCAGTTCTTATATAGACAACCCTTACCTAATTGCTTATGAAGCTACAAATACACTGGACAACGACCAGATTGTAGGTAACATTTATGCAAACCTAACGCTTACATCTAAGTTAGACCTATTATTACGTTCGGCTATTAACCAGTCTAACCAGATGAGAGAGCAAAAAAGGCCTTACAGCATCAACCGTTATGCAAAAGGTTTCTACAAACGTCAGGATATATTCAATCAGGAAGTTAATACTGACTTCTTACTTACTTACAAAGACAACTTTGCAAGCGACGTAATTTCATTCTCAGCTTCTGCCGGTGGTAACATGAGAAACCAAAAATACAGAAACATGGAAGCTGAAGTAGAAGGCCTTGTAGTACCGGATGTTTATAAGCTTACTAATGGTGTTAATGCTCCGCTTGTAAGAGCCGGTGACAGCAATAGAAAAGTAAACAGTTTATATGGTTTAGTAACATTAGGATACAAAGACATGATCTTTGTTGATGCTACGGCGCGTAACGACTGGTCTTCTACACTACCTGCACAATACAACTCATTCTTCTACCCATCGGTTAACACGAGCTTTGTATTATCGGAAATGTTTAACATGCCAAAAGCAATTGATTACTTAAAATACAGATTCTCTTATGCTCAGGTAGGTAACGACACAGATCCTTATAAAACACAAAAATATTATGGCAATAGTGATTTCCCAAGCTCGGCAATAGCACCTACAAGATTACATAACGATCATTTCAAGCCGGAAATTACTACAAGTTTCGAAACAGGTTTTGAGCTATTTATGCTTAACAAGCGCCTAACCCTTGACGCTACTGTTTATGAAAGTAACACTAAAAACCAGATTATTAACGTACCCCTTGATTACAGCACCGGATTTAACAGTGCAGTACTTAATGCAGGTAAGGTTAGAAACCGTGGTATAGAAATTATTTTAGGAGGCAAGATAGTTGACAATCCTAAATTTAAATGGCAGTCTACACTTAACTGGTCTCAAAACTGGAACAAGGTACTTTCGTTAGCAGAAGGTATTCAGGATCAGCAGGTAATTGGCGAAGGTGGAACAGCTTCTATAATTGCAAGAGTTGGTGGTACTACCACAGCAATCTACGGTTACGGATTTGTAAGATCTCCAGACGGGCAGATTGTTTATGACAATGCAGGTTTACCGGCTTACCCGGAAGAGATTCAGTACATAGGTGATGCAAGCCCTGAGTGGAAAGCAGGTTTAACTAACGTGTTTACTGTAGGTAACTTTACAGCCAGCGTTACTGTAGACGGTCAGTATGGTGGTATTATCTACTCACAAACACACCACAAATCTATGGAGCAGGGTAAACTAACCTCAACTTACTACGGAAGGGAAGATGGCTTCATAGTAGGTGAAGGTGTTGTACAAAATGCAGACGGAAGCTACTCTCCTAACACAACTCAGGCATTAACGCCAGACTGGTATGCACGTTACTACAGAAGAGCTAACATTGAGTCTAACTCATTTGATGCTTCATGGTTAAAATTAAGAGAAGTGAGCCTTGCTTACAACTTCCCTAAATCACTTATCAAAAACACCGGACTTAGTTCAGTACAGTTATCAGTATTCGGTAGAGACTTAGCAACTATTTCAGATTTTCCAATCTACGATCCTGAAACGGCAGCATTAAACGGAAGCTCATTATTACCGGGTATAGAAATGGGACAAATGCCATCTCCGGCTACATATGGCTTTAACTTAAAAGTGAATTTTTAA
- a CDS encoding RNA polymerase sigma factor, which translates to MRKKLTSLSDSELQNLLKEGSQDAFGVIFDRYWKKLYNYAYKIYREEEICQDIVQEIFISLWNNSGEAVILNLEGYLMRAVKYRVANHIRSLKFTQEHEDALLTIADPVKTANDIEYREFEQGILNEIDKLSPKCREVFLLSRFENYTNSEIAKKLDLSIHTVEKHISNAIKHLRTNLDNYQLAIIVISLFL; encoded by the coding sequence ATGAGAAAAAAGCTTACTTCGTTATCAGACAGTGAATTACAAAACCTCCTGAAAGAAGGAAGTCAGGATGCTTTTGGCGTAATTTTCGACCGCTACTGGAAAAAGCTTTACAACTACGCCTATAAAATTTACAGGGAAGAAGAAATTTGCCAGGACATTGTTCAGGAAATTTTTATTAGCCTTTGGAACAATTCCGGCGAAGCGGTTATCCTTAATCTTGAAGGATATTTAATGAGAGCCGTAAAATACAGGGTAGCAAACCACATCCGTAGCCTTAAATTCACTCAGGAGCATGAGGATGCCCTTCTCACTATAGCCGATCCTGTAAAAACAGCTAACGATATTGAGTATCGTGAATTTGAACAGGGCATACTTAATGAAATAGACAAACTATCTCCAAAATGTCGCGAAGTGTTTTTACTAAGCCGTTTTGAAAACTACACCAATAGCGAAATCGCAAAAAAACTTGACCTTTCAATCCACACGGTAGAAAAGCACATAAGTAATGCAATTAAGCACCTTCGTACCAATCTTGACAATTACCAACTCGCCATAATTGTTATTTCATTGTTTCTTTAA
- a CDS encoding tetratricopeptide repeat protein, translating into MMIKKSLIVFLFIASVLTAKAQEASKCEEAIAAFETVVKSGNYDEALGGLKDLVKECPKADEKLYMLAEVAYVYKIESAQDKKSRQEFIDGLFALYDNYNKNFPAAKNRNAIKKAQLQYDQKLESEDKIFEAFDRAFTQQSHDFTGYKELEAYYSLYLKRFESGKANISTADFMSKFGDVSAQVIYAKNKILAKKSALLVKKETEPLTEEEKEFLASAKNDLDALTAVGENVDRLSSKHFRCEGLEEFYTAKFEKNKENADWLEALVNVMFLNRCYNSAVLEKGAHTLYELRPSVQSAFNMANIALRKNNTQEAVMYFDKAAQMEKNPEERADINYKIAGVFRNTDKAKAKEYTFKVMKDNPKDARPYIFLAEMYSSVTRECDVTEFERKALLWLAIDTAKKAEGVDPKYKRTVDSMVQGYEKRLPTADEMKEAGKRKGDEIKYGCWINETVTLPKIK; encoded by the coding sequence ATGATGATAAAAAAAAGTCTTATAGTTTTTTTATTTATCGCTTCGGTATTAACAGCTAAAGCGCAGGAAGCTTCTAAATGTGAAGAGGCAATTGCTGCTTTTGAAACAGTTGTGAAATCCGGAAATTATGATGAGGCGTTAGGCGGTCTTAAAGATCTTGTAAAAGAATGTCCTAAGGCAGATGAAAAGCTTTACATGCTTGCAGAAGTTGCTTATGTGTATAAGATAGAGTCGGCTCAGGATAAAAAATCAAGGCAGGAATTTATAGATGGCCTTTTTGCATTATATGATAATTACAATAAAAACTTCCCTGCTGCAAAAAACAGAAATGCCATAAAAAAAGCTCAACTACAGTATGACCAGAAACTCGAGAGTGAAGATAAAATATTTGAAGCGTTTGATAGGGCTTTTACTCAGCAAAGTCATGATTTTACGGGTTACAAAGAATTGGAGGCCTACTATTCGCTTTATTTAAAGCGTTTTGAGAGTGGAAAGGCAAATATTTCTACAGCAGATTTTATGAGTAAGTTTGGCGATGTTTCGGCTCAGGTAATTTATGCTAAAAACAAGATTTTAGCTAAAAAGTCGGCTCTTTTAGTGAAAAAAGAGACCGAACCGCTTACAGAAGAAGAAAAAGAATTTTTGGCCTCTGCTAAAAATGATCTGGATGCTTTAACGGCAGTAGGTGAAAATGTAGACAGGTTGTCTTCTAAACATTTCAGATGTGAAGGGCTTGAAGAGTTTTATACTGCAAAGTTTGAAAAAAATAAAGAGAATGCCGACTGGCTTGAAGCATTAGTTAATGTAATGTTCTTAAACAGATGCTATAATTCTGCCGTGCTGGAAAAAGGCGCACACACTCTTTATGAGTTAAGGCCTTCTGTACAATCGGCTTTTAATATGGCAAACATAGCTTTAAGAAAAAATAATACTCAGGAAGCGGTAATGTATTTTGATAAGGCGGCCCAAATGGAGAAAAATCCTGAAGAAAGGGCAGATATCAACTATAAGATTGCCGGAGTGTTTAGAAATACTGATAAGGCTAAAGCAAAAGAATATACGTTTAAGGTGATGAAGGATAATCCTAAAGATGCACGCCCGTATATATTTTTAGCCGAAATGTACTCATCAGTTACCAGAGAGTGTGATGTTACCGAATTTGAAAGAAAGGCATTACTTTGGCTTGCGATAGATACTGCGAAAAAAGCAGAAGGTGTAGATCCTAAGTATAAGCGTACTGTAGACTCTATGGTTCAGGGGTATGAAAAAAGACTCCCTACTGCCGATGAAATGAAAGAGGCAGGCAAGAGAAAAGGTGATGAGATAAAGTATGGATGTTGGATAAATGAAACGGTTACGCTTCCAAAAATAAAATAA
- a CDS encoding type III pantothenate kinase, producing the protein MLLTVDIGNTKIKAAVFEVNALKEKFVFEKNETEKKIKKIFEQHEKIASVILSSVGNREKEIVSELKKYAPVTVIDHEFSFPFINKYTTPATLGVDRMVLAAGAVLQFPDQNRLVLDAGTCITYDFVDRNNHYLGGAISPGLQMRYDAMHNFTAKLPLLYPETPSTYIGDSTNSSLHSGAVNGFVYEIEGFIKEYSRDYEDLTVILTGGDAEFLAKRLKNTIFANSNFLLESLNNLYIYKIKND; encoded by the coding sequence ATGCTTTTAACCGTAGATATAGGTAATACAAAAATTAAAGCCGCTGTGTTTGAGGTAAATGCCTTGAAAGAGAAATTTGTTTTTGAGAAAAACGAGACCGAAAAAAAAATTAAAAAAATTTTTGAGCAGCATGAAAAAATTGCGTCGGTTATTCTTTCTTCGGTAGGAAATCGAGAAAAAGAGATTGTATCAGAACTTAAAAAATACGCTCCGGTAACGGTAATTGATCACGAATTTTCATTTCCGTTTATAAATAAATATACCACTCCGGCTACTTTAGGGGTAGACAGAATGGTTTTGGCAGCAGGAGCGGTGCTTCAGTTTCCGGATCAAAACAGGCTCGTGCTGGATGCAGGTACATGCATAACCTATGACTTTGTAGATAGAAATAACCATTATCTTGGTGGCGCAATCTCTCCGGGTTTACAGATGAGGTATGATGCCATGCATAATTTTACTGCAAAACTTCCGTTGTTATATCCGGAAACACCGTCTACATACATAGGTGACTCTACTAATTCTTCCTTACATTCGGGTGCGGTAAACGGCTTTGTGTATGAAATTGAAGGGTTTATAAAGGAGTATAGTAGGGACTATGAAGATTTAACGGTTATATTAACAGGAGGAGACGCTGAATTTTTGGCTAAAAGATTAAAAAACACCATATTTGCCAATTCAAATTTTCTGCTGGAAAGTTTGAACAATCTATATATATATAAAATCAAAAATGATTAA
- a CDS encoding acyl-CoA dehydrogenase family protein — protein sequence MSNFEFKDSWIKTIKEHAAQSEKDGKLHPEILNLIYSQNWFNIYVPKAYGGLEKPLPEILLLEEKITKADGSTGWTVTLCSGAAWFAAFLDIELAKEIFSKPETCLAGSGAATGTATLTPNGYLINGSWKYASGALHATHFTMNCLVKNSDGYAVLDENNEELVLSFILDKKDVNIVPNWPSMGMVASGSHSFTVTNIKVPASRSFTINGSLKAEAPYLNYPFLQLAEATLAVNFLGMALHFTELVEDLFYNRSGIERFTEDQKAFFEKEFHTQKELLLTNREQFYITVNESWDSYIKNNSVSDELLQAVTHSSRTLAHNARKITDTLYPYCGLEAAKTQSELNRVWRDLHTASQHSLLTFIF from the coding sequence ATGTCTAATTTTGAGTTTAAGGATTCCTGGATAAAAACAATTAAAGAACATGCGGCACAGTCGGAAAAAGACGGAAAGCTGCATCCGGAAATACTTAACCTCATCTACTCACAAAACTGGTTTAATATTTACGTCCCTAAAGCCTATGGAGGACTTGAAAAACCTTTACCCGAAATACTTTTACTGGAAGAAAAGATTACCAAAGCTGACGGAAGTACCGGATGGACTGTTACCTTATGCAGCGGAGCGGCATGGTTTGCAGCTTTTTTAGACATAGAACTGGCTAAAGAAATTTTCAGCAAACCTGAAACCTGCCTTGCAGGCAGTGGGGCAGCTACAGGCACAGCCACACTAACCCCAAACGGTTATCTTATAAACGGAAGCTGGAAATATGCCAGCGGTGCGCTTCATGCCACTCACTTTACCATGAACTGCCTTGTAAAAAACAGTGATGGCTATGCGGTTTTAGATGAAAATAATGAAGAGCTTGTACTTTCCTTTATACTCGATAAAAAAGATGTAAACATTGTACCCAACTGGCCCTCTATGGGCATGGTAGCATCGGGGAGTCATAGTTTTACCGTTACTAACATTAAAGTCCCGGCATCAAGAAGCTTTACCATAAACGGAAGCCTTAAAGCAGAAGCTCCTTATCTTAATTACCCGTTTCTGCAGTTGGCAGAAGCCACATTAGCCGTAAACTTTTTGGGCATGGCACTTCATTTTACCGAACTGGTTGAAGATTTGTTTTACAACAGATCGGGCATTGAAAGGTTCACTGAAGACCAAAAAGCTTTTTTTGAAAAGGAGTTCCACACTCAGAAAGAGCTGCTTTTAACCAATCGTGAACAATTTTATATCACGGTAAACGAGTCTTGGGACAGCTATATTAAAAACAATAGCGTTTCTGACGAGTTACTGCAAGCCGTTACTCATAGCAGCCGCACATTAGCACACAATGCCCGAAAGATAACAGATACACTTTACCCCTACTGCGGACTGGAAGCTGCCAAAACACAGTCGGAACTTAACCGTGTGTGGAGGGACTTGCATACGGCAAGTCAGCATTCACTGCTTACTTTCATATTTTAG
- a CDS encoding RNA recognition motif domain-containing protein encodes MNIYVGNLSQQTSEAKLRDLFATYGEVETVKIITDNITNISKGFGFVEMSNKQDGIKAIQELNESDVDSNSIVVNEARPKSAQPGAFKFNNKRY; translated from the coding sequence ATGAACATTTATGTAGGGAATCTGAGTCAGCAGACTTCGGAAGCCAAATTACGTGATCTATTCGCAACTTATGGCGAGGTCGAAACTGTAAAAATTATTACAGACAATATTACTAACATCTCTAAAGGCTTCGGTTTTGTGGAAATGAGCAATAAGCAGGATGGTATAAAAGCCATTCAGGAGCTTAATGAAAGTGATGTGGATTCTAATTCTATCGTTGTGAACGAAGCCCGCCCTAAGTCAGCACAGCCTGGAGCTTTTAAATTCAATAATAAAAGATATTAA
- a CDS encoding FecR family protein, with protein MKKEDLIQLVEKYAADSCTAEERNTVEAYFKNLQETGEDIPDYLLDQKRDHIFNTIITQTNTPKVKKLPVWKQAMKVAASILIIAALALSYNLFTKEIPTITELAAKGEKKEVLLHDGSIVVLNSNSSITYPEKFGKTREVMLEGEAYFKVHRNTQQPFIVKAGKVDVKVLGTSFNINAYDTLNTKVSVLTGKVQVTDPTGKKVYLIKDQQAEYTEKKDFKLSQENSNDGIAWTQNTIMLKETTLGETAQILENWYNVTIQFEDKDLENLTISGKFKDEKLENILESIAFLKQVKIDYLTKNQIIIRRNTHN; from the coding sequence TTGAAGAAAGAAGATTTAATACAGTTAGTAGAAAAATATGCCGCAGATTCCTGTACGGCAGAAGAAAGAAATACCGTTGAGGCATACTTTAAAAATTTACAGGAAACCGGAGAAGATATTCCCGATTATTTATTAGATCAGAAAAGGGATCATATTTTCAACACCATAATTACACAAACAAACACCCCTAAGGTAAAAAAACTACCGGTATGGAAACAGGCTATGAAAGTAGCGGCTTCCATACTTATAATTGCTGCCCTTGCTTTATCATATAACTTATTTACAAAAGAAATTCCAACTATTACAGAGCTTGCAGCTAAGGGTGAAAAAAAGGAAGTGCTGCTGCATGACGGAAGTATAGTAGTATTAAACTCAAACAGCAGTATTACCTACCCTGAAAAATTTGGAAAAACAAGAGAAGTAATGCTTGAAGGTGAAGCTTATTTTAAAGTACACCGCAACACTCAGCAACCCTTTATTGTAAAAGCAGGCAAGGTAGATGTAAAAGTACTGGGTACATCATTCAACATTAATGCCTACGATACACTTAACACCAAAGTAAGCGTACTTACCGGAAAAGTACAGGTTACCGACCCAACCGGTAAAAAGGTATATCTGATTAAAGACCAGCAGGCAGAATACACCGAGAAAAAAGATTTTAAACTCTCTCAAGAAAACAGCAACGACGGTATAGCCTGGACACAAAACACCATAATGCTTAAAGAAACTACTCTTGGAGAAACAGCCCAAATACTGGAAAACTGGTACAACGTAACAATTCAGTTTGAAGATAAAGACCTTGAAAACCTTACCATATCAGGTAAGTTTAAAGACGAAAAGCTAGAGAACATACTGGAAAGTATTGCCTTCCTTAAACAGGTAAAAATTGATTACTTAACTAAAAACCAAATCATTATAAGAAGAAATACACACAATTAA